From a region of the Tenggerimyces flavus genome:
- a CDS encoding non-ribosomal peptide synthetase, whose product MSLPNEPLVTDPDPGRPTAYEAPRSSAGEIIAEIWADLLGVERVGVDDDFFELGGLSLTAARAVARIRTALGVDLSLRTLFAAPTVARLVKRLPARTVSAAQPVLAPRARPERVPLSFAQLRLWFLDQLSSDSTEYNLPVALRLEGHLRRDALGLAIDDLVRRHESLRTIYRDADGDPHQVVLPAEVTPDLEVVDTTEERLGDALAAASNHGFDLATELPIRATLFVLGQDEHVLLLLLHHICGDNLSMNPLVRDLSHAYTARCAGTKPDLAPLPVQYADYALWQRELLGDEADPDSPMSRQLAFWTSTLTGIPDELELPTDRARPAVPSHRGDTVRFSLSPELHGRLADLAMSEGSTFFMVLQAGFALLLSRSGAGADLPIGTPIGGRTDEALDDLVGFFVNTIVLRTDTSGDPTFRELVRRVRDADAAAYANSELPFERLVEALDPARSLSRNPLFQVMITSVDDELPALGDLGCAFEPMNAGTAKFDLAWEVADLRADDGTPAGVACAMNFAVDLFDAATVRGLVDRLVRLFEQAAAHPDTPVERLELLSEDEHRSLLEEWSGAQVDLAGVGSIHALLERQAALTPDATALVHGEEDLSYAELDRRANQLARALVRRGIGPDQLVALALPRSFDTVIALVGVLKAGAAYLPLELSHPAERIGSVLDEARPTVLLTTRATAPACPAGEVPLLVLDDPAVVAELATLQGTDLTDADRVVPLSAKHLLCVLYTSGSTGRPKGVALTHEGLPTHAVTKVAYHRATAVSRTLQISSLSFDGHISELCIVFSTGSTLVLAGREDILPGEAFADLVTRHGITHMDLTPAALAAMPPDSLASVRTISVGGDASPPALIERWAPGRTMINSYGPSEVTVCTTMSDDLLGPGKATPIGRPVGGKHVYVLDGSLRLVPVGVPGELYVSGAGLARGYLDQPGLTAQRFVACPFGQPGQRMYRTGDLVRWRADGQLEFLGRVDDQVKIRGIRVEPGEVEATLARHPHVRQASVLAVRDETGDRSLVAYVAADATAAELRRHVAATLPDYLVPAAFLLLESLPLTANGKLDRDALPAPGDRQRELDDAFVPPRSPVEELVAGVWARVLGVERVGAFDDFFELGGHSLTATRVVSRLRSALGAELGLRGLFEAPTVAGFAAHLKHAAVDDRPALRAVPRPEVVPLSPAQQRLRFLNDWEPAGGLYNVADAVRLSGELDRTALDEALRDVLRRHESLRTVFPDVDGVPRQVILDAQSVGPVLTLVDGDDRLREYAMRGFDLAREIPFRAWLFAQSATEHVLLLVTNHIATDGWSTLPFVRDLSEAYATRVRGEAPSFAPLPVQYADFTLWQQKVLGDEDDPGSRIAQQLAYWQSALAGLPDELELPTDRPRPVEPSHRGGNVAFELDAATHAALGRVARERDATLFMVLHAALAALLARLGAGTDLPLGVPVAGRDDEALDELVGFFVNTLVVRVDTSGEPTFDELLRRVVATTLDAYAHQDVPFERVVERINPHRSPSRHPLFQVLLALQNNVDAALTLPDLRSDVVQVDLDVARFDLEFDLAENVAADGEPAGLSGRLGYSADLFDEATARELVARFLVVLRTVADRPDVRLEDLDVLLPGEAERILDAWNDTAARVPHASVTALVESHARAIPSAPAISHLGTTLTYAELDRAANRLAHRLRGLGVGRETPVAIYLDRSIELLVAVLGTLKAGGTYVPLHHRYPPDRLNWIVDDVAAPVLVTDRTVLPDGMTGCPHTIVAGGDWLDGYPDEPVEVERARDQLAYVIYTSGTTGTPKGVAVTDANVVELAADPAFTSGRHRRVVMHSAHAFDPSTYEMWVPLLQGGHLILAPGETLDADGLRALMDEYEPTGMFIITPLFNLLVEEAPDVLDRLEEVWFGGEAVSVTIVDRVVETMRNTRTFHVYGPTETTTFATASLVPLDRQPGAPVPIGKPTGNTRVYVLDRLLRPVPVGVPGELYVAGTGVARGYVGRRRLSAERFVACPYGAPGGRMYRTGDLVRWDWHGEIHFLGRSDQQVKVRGFRIELGEIEAVLQRHPEVREVVVVAREDAPGDKRLVAYVATAASTADLHRHASTELPDYMVPSAIVVVDALPLMPNGKVDRKALPAPPDRRTGDLVAPRTPTEEAIASLWSQLLGIERIGVEDDFFELGGHSLTATRLVSRIRSVLGVELGVRSVFDSPTVAAQATLVASTTTTRAPLRPMPRPAEVPLSFAQRRQWFLNRLPAAQAAYNVSYATRLEGQLDRSALAAAIRDVVDRHDALRTVFPEVAGEPVQVVRPLDGEILAMEEITEPALSDALNAEKACGFDLTTDVPFRARLFALPDGQHVLLVVFHHIAVDGWSLAPFTADLAAAYAARMDDRAPSFRPLPVSYLDYTLWQRSELGDEHDPGSELARQLAYWRKALAGLPEGLALPADRPRPAEFGYRGGNLEFVVPAGTHATLRRLAREHDTTPFIVLNTALATLLTRLGAGTDILVGTPIAGRTDEALDDLVGFFVNTLVLRTDTSGDPTFSELLRRATPATLDAYAHQDVPFESLVEALKPQRTLARHPLFQVMFVLQNNAEGRVVLPGLRSTPVALHSDAAMFDLEFELTEQLTDVGAAAGIHGRFGYNADLFDPATGAELVERFLRVLDAVAADPHAPIGSVDVLLPGERDRLLDDWSGQLSDGAKSTFVELFAERVARTPDAPALTAGDVTLDYAELDRRANRLAHHLVSRGVGPEQRVAVVLPRSIELVVATLAILKAGGAYIPVDPAYPASRIAYLLEDSQPSLVLRLEDAVLAEAYPETPPEVGLRPEHPAYVIYTSGSTGRPKGVVVTHAGVEELAAYMGEQLEIGADSRVLQFASPSFDAAFWDLCLTFGAGARLVVAEEPDLLPSRPLAETVRRYGVTHVTLPPAALAELSSREELPSLRWIVAAGDALRPDLADVWSGRVAMANAYGPTEATICATISDRLAPGDAPTIGRPVADKRVYVLDAGLRPIPPGVVGELYLAGPGLARGYLDRPGTTSERFVACPFGPPGRRMYRAGDLVRWDRHGALHFVGRSDEQVKLRGFRIELGEIEAALGAEPAVAQTAVVLRTDQSEPRLVAYVVPADSAPFDPTALRRSLAVRLPSHLVPATFVALDALPLSPNGKVDRTALPAPEPEGVGEVGPARSAREVVVAELFAASLGVRAVDPDADYFEFGGSSLAAVRLVSRLNDALGTDLGVRHLFERPTVAGLAALDSAGTGGDLDVLLPIRRTGDGPPLFCVHPVSGLGWSYAGLARYVDRRIYALQSPGLSGPSSPSSVDDLADAYVDAIRRVAPTGPYLLLGWSLGGLVAHGMALRLQAAGERVALLAMLDSYPNVRVDVEAAPPELAGAAPADVLATVHAANARAAATHEVRERYAGELLHVRATGHGYDALAWEPYVDGVATYQVSSGHDDLMRPDALAEIGPIVAAHIDRALAGEEER is encoded by the coding sequence GGCGTCCAACCATGGCTTCGACCTCGCGACCGAGCTGCCGATACGGGCCACGCTGTTCGTCCTCGGCCAAGACGAGCACGTCCTGCTGCTGTTGCTGCACCACATCTGCGGTGACAACCTGTCGATGAACCCGCTGGTCCGCGACCTGTCCCACGCCTATACCGCGCGCTGCGCGGGGACGAAGCCCGACCTCGCTCCGCTGCCGGTGCAGTACGCCGACTACGCGCTCTGGCAGCGCGAGCTGCTCGGCGACGAGGCCGATCCGGACAGCCCGATGTCGCGCCAGCTCGCGTTCTGGACGTCGACCCTGACCGGGATCCCGGACGAGCTCGAGCTCCCGACCGACCGCGCCCGTCCGGCCGTCCCGTCCCATCGCGGCGACACGGTGCGGTTCAGCCTGAGCCCGGAGCTGCACGGCCGCCTGGCGGACCTGGCCATGTCCGAGGGCTCGACGTTTTTCATGGTGCTGCAGGCCGGCTTCGCGTTGCTGCTGTCTCGTTCCGGCGCCGGCGCCGACCTGCCCATCGGCACGCCGATCGGCGGCCGCACCGACGAGGCACTCGACGATCTCGTCGGCTTCTTCGTCAACACGATCGTGCTGCGGACCGACACGTCCGGCGACCCGACATTCCGCGAGCTGGTGCGGAGGGTCCGGGACGCCGACGCCGCGGCGTACGCGAACTCCGAGCTGCCGTTCGAGCGGCTCGTCGAGGCACTCGACCCAGCCCGCTCACTGTCGCGCAACCCGCTGTTCCAGGTCATGATCACCTCGGTCGACGACGAGCTTCCGGCGCTCGGCGACCTCGGGTGCGCGTTCGAGCCGATGAACGCCGGTACGGCGAAGTTCGACCTCGCCTGGGAGGTCGCCGACCTGCGCGCCGACGACGGAACGCCGGCCGGCGTGGCGTGCGCGATGAACTTCGCCGTCGACCTGTTCGACGCGGCGACCGTCCGCGGCCTGGTCGACCGGCTCGTCCGCCTGTTCGAGCAGGCGGCCGCCCACCCGGACACACCGGTCGAACGGCTCGAGCTTCTGTCGGAGGACGAGCACCGGAGCCTGCTCGAGGAGTGGAGCGGAGCTCAGGTCGATCTCGCCGGCGTAGGCTCGATCCACGCACTGCTCGAACGGCAGGCCGCACTCACACCGGACGCCACCGCCCTCGTCCACGGCGAGGAGGACCTCTCCTACGCCGAACTCGACCGCCGCGCGAACCAGCTCGCCCGCGCTCTTGTGCGCCGCGGCATCGGTCCCGACCAGCTCGTCGCGTTGGCCCTGCCGCGCTCGTTCGATACGGTGATCGCCCTCGTCGGAGTGCTCAAGGCCGGCGCCGCGTACCTGCCGTTGGAGCTGAGCCATCCGGCCGAACGGATCGGGTCGGTGCTCGACGAGGCCAGGCCGACCGTTCTGCTGACGACCCGCGCGACAGCGCCAGCGTGCCCGGCGGGTGAGGTGCCGCTGCTCGTCCTCGACGACCCGGCAGTGGTGGCCGAGCTCGCCACGCTCCAAGGCACCGACCTCACCGACGCCGACCGCGTGGTGCCGCTGTCGGCTAAGCACCTCCTCTGCGTGCTGTACACGTCGGGCTCGACCGGCCGGCCGAAGGGCGTCGCGCTGACCCATGAGGGCCTTCCCACGCACGCGGTGACCAAGGTCGCCTACCACCGAGCGACCGCGGTCAGCCGGACACTGCAGATCTCGTCGCTCAGCTTCGACGGGCACATCTCCGAGCTCTGCATCGTGTTCTCGACTGGGTCGACGCTCGTGCTCGCCGGTCGCGAGGACATCCTGCCCGGCGAGGCGTTCGCCGACCTCGTCACGCGGCACGGCATCACGCACATGGACCTCACGCCCGCGGCGCTCGCGGCGATGCCGCCGGACAGCCTCGCGTCGGTGCGGACGATCAGCGTCGGCGGCGACGCCAGCCCGCCCGCGCTGATCGAGCGCTGGGCACCTGGTCGCACGATGATCAACTCGTACGGGCCGAGCGAGGTCACCGTCTGCACGACGATGAGCGACGATCTCCTCGGGCCCGGCAAGGCCACGCCGATCGGCCGGCCCGTCGGCGGCAAGCACGTGTACGTGCTCGATGGGTCGCTGCGGCTGGTGCCGGTCGGCGTTCCAGGTGAGCTGTACGTCTCCGGCGCGGGCCTGGCGCGCGGCTACCTCGACCAGCCCGGCCTGACCGCGCAACGGTTCGTCGCCTGCCCGTTCGGCCAACCTGGACAGCGGATGTACCGCACCGGCGACCTCGTCCGGTGGCGTGCGGACGGCCAGCTGGAGTTCCTCGGCCGCGTCGACGACCAGGTGAAGATCCGCGGCATCCGGGTCGAGCCCGGTGAGGTCGAGGCGACGCTGGCGCGGCACCCGCACGTGCGGCAGGCCTCGGTCCTGGCCGTACGCGACGAGACGGGCGACCGATCCCTGGTCGCCTACGTCGCGGCAGACGCGACCGCAGCCGAGCTCCGTCGGCACGTCGCCGCGACCCTGCCGGACTACTTGGTGCCGGCCGCGTTCTTGCTCCTGGAGTCCTTGCCGCTCACCGCGAACGGCAAGCTCGACCGCGACGCGCTGCCCGCTCCGGGTGACCGTCAACGCGAGCTTGACGACGCGTTCGTTCCGCCGCGGTCGCCAGTGGAGGAGCTCGTCGCCGGCGTCTGGGCACGCGTCCTCGGCGTCGAACGAGTCGGGGCGTTCGACGACTTCTTCGAGCTCGGCGGGCACTCCCTGACCGCGACGCGCGTCGTGTCGCGCCTCAGGTCGGCGCTCGGTGCGGAGCTTGGTCTGCGCGGCCTGTTCGAGGCTCCCACCGTCGCCGGGTTCGCCGCCCACCTCAAGCACGCGGCGGTCGACGACCGCCCGGCGTTGCGGGCGGTGCCACGCCCCGAGGTCGTACCGTTGTCACCTGCTCAACAACGGTTGCGCTTCCTGAACGACTGGGAACCCGCCGGTGGGCTGTACAACGTCGCCGACGCCGTCCGTCTCTCAGGCGAGCTCGACCGTACGGCGCTGGACGAGGCGCTGCGCGATGTGCTTCGCAGGCACGAGAGCCTGCGCACGGTCTTTCCCGACGTGGACGGTGTGCCGCGCCAAGTCATCCTCGACGCCCAGTCGGTCGGTCCCGTGCTGACCCTCGTCGACGGCGACGACCGCCTCCGCGAGTACGCCATGCGCGGCTTCGATCTCGCGCGCGAGATTCCCTTCCGTGCTTGGCTGTTCGCTCAGTCGGCGACCGAGCACGTGCTGCTGCTCGTCACCAATCACATCGCCACGGACGGCTGGTCGACGTTGCCGTTCGTCCGTGACCTCAGCGAGGCGTACGCCACCCGTGTCCGAGGCGAGGCACCATCCTTCGCCCCGCTCCCGGTGCAGTACGCCGACTTCACCCTCTGGCAACAGAAGGTCCTCGGTGACGAGGACGATCCGGGCAGCCGCATCGCCCAGCAGCTGGCCTACTGGCAGAGCGCGCTGGCCGGCCTGCCGGACGAGCTCGAGCTGCCGACGGACCGACCGCGACCCGTCGAGCCGAGCCATCGCGGCGGCAACGTCGCGTTCGAGCTCGACGCCGCCACCCATGCCGCGCTCGGACGCGTCGCCCGCGAACGCGACGCGACGCTGTTCATGGTGCTGCACGCCGCCCTCGCCGCCCTGCTCGCGAGGCTCGGTGCCGGTACCGACCTTCCCCTCGGCGTTCCCGTCGCTGGTCGTGACGACGAGGCGCTGGACGAGCTCGTGGGATTCTTCGTCAACACACTCGTGGTTCGGGTCGACACATCGGGCGAGCCGACGTTCGACGAGCTGCTGCGCCGGGTCGTCGCCACCACGCTGGACGCGTACGCCCATCAGGACGTGCCGTTCGAGCGTGTGGTCGAGCGGATCAACCCGCATCGTTCCCCGTCCCGGCACCCGCTGTTCCAGGTGCTGCTCGCGTTGCAGAACAACGTTGACGCCGCCCTCACCCTCCCGGATCTGCGGAGCGACGTCGTCCAGGTCGACCTCGACGTCGCGCGGTTCGACCTGGAGTTCGACCTCGCCGAGAACGTCGCCGCCGACGGCGAGCCCGCAGGCCTGTCGGGCCGGCTCGGCTACAGCGCGGACCTGTTCGACGAAGCGACCGCCCGCGAGCTCGTCGCGCGCTTCCTCGTCGTCCTCCGTACGGTCGCCGACCGTCCCGACGTCCGCCTCGAGGACCTCGACGTCCTCCTGCCCGGCGAGGCCGAACGGATCCTCGACGCGTGGAACGACACCGCCGCACGAGTCCCGCACGCCTCCGTCACCGCGTTGGTCGAGTCGCACGCCCGGGCGATCCCGTCCGCACCCGCGATCTCCCACCTGGGCACGACGCTGACCTACGCCGAGCTCGACCGGGCGGCGAACCGGCTCGCGCACCGGCTGCGTGGCCTCGGCGTGGGCCGCGAGACTCCGGTCGCCATCTACCTCGACCGTTCGATCGAGCTGCTCGTCGCGGTGCTCGGGACGTTGAAGGCCGGCGGCACGTACGTCCCGCTGCACCACCGCTATCCACCAGATCGGTTGAACTGGATCGTCGACGACGTCGCGGCGCCCGTCCTCGTCACCGACCGAACCGTGTTGCCCGACGGCATGACGGGCTGCCCGCACACGATCGTCGCCGGCGGCGACTGGCTCGACGGCTATCCCGACGAACCTGTCGAGGTCGAACGTGCGCGCGACCAGCTCGCGTACGTCATCTACACGTCGGGAACGACAGGCACGCCGAAGGGCGTCGCCGTCACCGACGCCAACGTGGTCGAGCTGGCGGCCGACCCGGCGTTCACCTCCGGTCGGCACCGTCGCGTGGTCATGCACTCCGCCCATGCGTTCGACCCGTCCACGTACGAGATGTGGGTCCCGCTGCTCCAGGGCGGGCACCTGATCCTCGCCCCCGGCGAGACCCTCGACGCCGACGGCCTCCGTGCGCTGATGGACGAGTACGAGCCGACCGGCATGTTCATCATCACGCCGCTGTTCAACCTCCTCGTCGAGGAGGCGCCCGACGTGCTCGACCGGCTGGAGGAGGTGTGGTTCGGCGGCGAAGCCGTGTCGGTGACGATCGTCGACCGCGTGGTGGAGACCATGCGGAACACCCGAACCTTCCACGTGTACGGGCCGACCGAGACGACGACGTTCGCGACCGCGAGCCTCGTTCCGCTCGACCGGCAGCCCGGCGCTCCGGTGCCGATCGGCAAGCCGACCGGGAACACACGCGTCTACGTGCTCGACCGGTTGCTCCGGCCGGTGCCCGTCGGCGTGCCGGGCGAGCTGTACGTCGCCGGCACTGGCGTCGCCCGCGGGTACGTCGGGCGTCGCCGGCTCTCGGCAGAGCGGTTCGTCGCTTGCCCGTACGGTGCGCCGGGCGGCCGCATGTACCGCACAGGTGACCTCGTCCGCTGGGACTGGCACGGCGAGATCCACTTCCTCGGGCGCAGCGACCAGCAGGTGAAGGTGCGCGGCTTCCGCATCGAGCTCGGTGAGATCGAGGCCGTTCTGCAGCGGCATCCCGAAGTCCGTGAGGTCGTCGTGGTCGCGCGGGAGGACGCCCCCGGCGACAAGCGGCTCGTCGCGTACGTCGCCACCGCCGCGAGCACCGCGGACCTTCACCGGCACGCTTCGACAGAGCTGCCCGACTACATGGTCCCGTCGGCGATCGTCGTGGTCGACGCGCTGCCGCTCATGCCGAACGGCAAGGTCGACCGCAAGGCGCTCCCCGCTCCTCCCGACAGGCGGACGGGCGACCTCGTCGCGCCGCGCACGCCGACCGAGGAGGCGATCGCCTCGCTGTGGTCGCAGCTCCTCGGGATCGAACGCATCGGCGTCGAGGACGACTTCTTCGAGCTGGGTGGCCATTCCCTGACCGCCACCCGGCTCGTGTCGCGCATCCGCTCGGTGCTGGGGGTCGAGCTCGGCGTGCGCAGTGTCTTCGACTCGCCGACCGTCGCCGCACAGGCCACGCTGGTCGCGAGCACCACAACGACGCGGGCTCCGCTGCGTCCGATGCCGCGGCCGGCGGAGGTCCCGTTGTCGTTCGCCCAACGCCGCCAGTGGTTCCTCAACCGACTGCCGGCCGCTCAGGCGGCGTACAACGTGTCCTACGCGACGCGGCTCGAGGGCCAGCTCGACCGTTCCGCGCTCGCGGCCGCGATCCGTGACGTGGTCGACCGCCACGATGCTCTGCGCACGGTCTTTCCGGAGGTCGCCGGCGAGCCCGTCCAGGTGGTCCGGCCGCTCGACGGCGAAATCCTCGCGATGGAGGAGATCACAGAGCCTGCGTTGTCCGACGCCTTGAATGCCGAGAAGGCGTGCGGCTTCGACCTCACGACCGACGTTCCGTTCCGCGCTCGGCTGTTCGCGCTGCCGGACGGGCAACACGTGCTGCTGGTCGTGTTCCACCACATCGCGGTCGACGGATGGTCGCTTGCTCCGTTCACCGCGGACCTCGCGGCGGCGTACGCGGCGCGCATGGACGACCGGGCGCCCTCGTTCCGCCCGCTGCCGGTGTCCTACCTCGACTACACGCTCTGGCAACGCTCCGAGCTCGGCGACGAGCACGACCCGGGCAGCGAGCTCGCGCGCCAGCTCGCGTACTGGCGCAAGGCGCTCGCCGGCCTGCCCGAGGGGCTGGCCCTGCCCGCCGACCGGCCTCGCCCCGCGGAGTTCGGCTACCGCGGCGGCAACCTGGAGTTCGTGGTGCCTGCCGGTACCCACGCGACGCTGCGGCGGCTCGCCCGCGAGCACGACACGACGCCGTTCATCGTGCTGAACACCGCACTGGCCACGCTGCTCACCCGGCTCGGCGCCGGGACGGACATCCTCGTCGGCACGCCGATCGCGGGACGCACCGACGAGGCGCTCGACGACCTGGTCGGCTTCTTCGTCAACACCCTCGTGCTACGGACCGACACCTCCGGCGACCCGACGTTCAGCGAACTCCTGCGCCGCGCCACGCCGGCCACGCTGGACGCGTACGCACATCAGGACGTGCCGTTCGAGAGTCTCGTCGAGGCTCTCAAACCGCAACGCACGTTGGCCAGACACCCCCTGTTCCAGGTGATGTTCGTGCTGCAGAACAACGCCGAGGGCAGGGTCGTGCTGCCCGGCCTGCGATCCACGCCGGTTGCGCTGCACTCCGACGCCGCGATGTTCGACCTGGAGTTCGAACTCACCGAGCAGCTCACCGACGTCGGTGCGGCGGCCGGAATCCACGGACGGTTCGGGTACAACGCGGACCTGTTCGATCCGGCGACCGGCGCCGAGCTCGTCGAACGGTTCCTCCGCGTGCTGGACGCGGTCGCGGCCGATCCGCACGCGCCGATCGGATCGGTCGACGTACTCCTGCCCGGCGAACGCGACCGCCTCCTGGACGACTGGAGCGGCCAACTGTCGGACGGCGCGAAGTCCACGTTCGTCGAGCTGTTCGCGGAGCGCGTCGCACGGACGCCGGACGCGCCCGCGCTCACCGCCGGCGACGTCACGCTCGACTACGCCGAGCTCGACCGACGCGCGAACCGGCTCGCGCACCACCTCGTCTCGCGCGGTGTCGGCCCGGAGCAACGCGTCGCGGTCGTGCTGCCGAGGTCGATCGAGCTCGTCGTCGCCACGCTCGCGATCCTCAAGGCCGGCGGCGCGTACATTCCCGTCGATCCCGCCTACCCAGCGTCCCGGATTGCTTACCTGCTGGAGGATTCGCAGCCGAGCTTGGTTCTGCGCCTTGAGGACGCGGTCCTGGCGGAGGCGTATCCCGAGACGCCTCCGGAGGTGGGCCTGCGGCCCGAGCATCCCGCGTACGTGATCTACACTTCTGGGTCCACTGGCCGACCCAAGGGCGTCGTCGTGACGCACGCCGGGGTTGAGGAGCTCGCCGCGTACATGGGCGAGCAGTTGGAGATCGGCGCGGACAGCCGGGTGCTGCAGTTCGCGTCGCCGAGCTTCGACGCGGCGTTCTGGGACCTCTGCCTGACCTTCGGCGCCGGCGCGCGGCTCGTCGTCGCCGAAGAGCCCGACCTGTTGCCGAGCCGCCCGCTGGCGGAGACCGTGCGGAGGTACGGAGTCACGCATGTGACACTGCCTCCCGCCGCCCTGGCCGAGCTGTCTTCGCGCGAGGAGCTGCCGTCCCTACGGTGGATCGTCGCTGCGGGCGATGCACTCCGGCCCGACCTGGCCGACGTGTGGAGCGGACGGGTCGCGATGGCCAACGCCTACGGGCCGACCGAGGCGACGATCTGCGCGACGATCAGCGACCGACTCGCGCCGGGCGACGCTCCGACGATCGGCCGCCCGGTGGCGGACAAGCGGGTGTATGTGCTCGACGCCGGCCTGCGTCCAATCCCACCCGGTGTCGTGGGCGAGCTCTACCTCGCCGGTCCCGGGCTCGCTCGCGGCTATCTCGACCGGCCCGGGACGACGTCCGAACGGTTCGTCGCGTGTCCGTTCGGCCCACCAGGGCGGAGGATGTACCGCGCCGGCGACCTCGTGCGCTGGGACCGGCACGGAGCCCTGCATTTCGTCGGACGAAGCGACGAGCAGGTCAAGCTGCGCGGCTTCCGCATCGAGCTCGGCGAGATCGAGGCCGCGCTCGGGGCGGAGCCGGCCGTCGCCCAGACGGCGGTGGTGCTCCGCACCGACCAGTCTGAGCCCCGGCTGGTGGCGTATGTCGTTCCTGCGGACTCGGCGCCGTTCGACCCGACCGCGCTGCGCCGCTCGCTCGCGGTCCGACTCCCAAGCCACCTCGTGCCGGCGACGTTCGTCGCTCTCGACGCGCTGCCACTATCGCCGAACGGAAAGGTCGACCGGACCGCTTTGCCGGCGCCCGAACCCGAAGGGGTAGGCGAGGTCGGGCCCGCGCGGTCCGCGCGTGAGGTGGTCGTCGCGGAGCTGTTCGCGGCGTCGCTGGGCGTCCGCGCGGTCGATCCCGACGCGGACTACTTCGAGTTCGGCGGCTCGTCGCTCGCGGCGGTCCGGCTCGTGAGCCGGCTCAACGACGCGCTGGGCACCGACCTCGGCGTCCGGCACCTGTTCGAGCGGCCGACGGTCGCCGGACTGGCCGCGCTCGACAGCGCTGGCACCGGCGGCGACCTCGACGTCCTGCTCCCGATCCGGCGCACCGGCGACGGCCCGCCGCTGTTCTGCGTGCACCCGGTCTCCGGTCTCGGCTGGTCGTACGCCGGTCTGGCGCGATACGTCGACCGGCGCATCTACGCGCTCCAGTCGCCTGGACTCTCCGGACCGAGTTCTCCCAGCAGCGTTGACGATCTGGCCGACGCGTACGTCGACGCCATCCGGCGCGTGGCGCCGACCGGGCCCTATCTGCTGCTCGGCTGGTCGCTCGGCGGGCTCGTCGCGCACGGGATGGCGTTGCGGCTGCAAGCCGCGGGTGAGCGGGTCGCCCTGCTCGCGATGCTCGACAGCTATCCCAACGTCCGCGTGGACGTCGAGGCCGCCCCGCCCGAGCTCGCGGGCGCCGCACCGGCCGATGTCCTCGCGACCGTCCACGCGGCGAACGCGCGGGCGGCGGCCACGCACGAGGTGAGGGAGCGGTACGCGGGCGAGCTGCTCCATGTTCGCGCGACGGGACATGGCTACGACGCGCTCGCTTGGGAGCCGTACGTGGACGGTGTCGCGACCTACCAGGTATCCAGCGGACACGACGATCTGATGCGACCGGACGCGCTCGCCGAGATCGGGCCGATCGTCGCGGCGCACATCGACAGGGCACTTGCTGGCGAGGAGGAGCGATGA